A genomic region of Mycobacterium sp. Aquia_213 contains the following coding sequences:
- a CDS encoding tetratricopeptide repeat protein has product MTSEPGVDQADQAIHIAEAYFDTENYERGRDVLRRSLSQHPDDPGLLAQHARAEYLLENYDGASRSAYAALAVAPQHELAMRIYALSLDGLGRYVDALWMAWQGVKTHPNEPLQHRVYARLLQKSRQLHSALVVVDEALRLDPASPDGLVLRGSILHDLGRIGESTESYRQALALDASHAAALNNMAVNRLQRGKFGHALRGFLGAAGSDPALGDLVRRNIGAVLAKMLRRLTVVATVLAVLIQFVGFSHDDGHSTVTLRVATGVLTAALIVILGRLLYAIPRPVLVSVLRERGFVVARLVHALLVIGLGAWVTAFGGLTWATAVAVMLTIAGLILTRVGLTFGR; this is encoded by the coding sequence TGTTCTGCGGCGTTCGCTGTCGCAGCACCCCGACGATCCCGGCCTATTAGCTCAACATGCGCGCGCTGAATACCTGCTCGAAAACTATGACGGCGCCTCGCGCAGCGCATACGCCGCATTGGCTGTCGCACCGCAGCACGAATTGGCCATGCGGATCTACGCGTTGTCGCTCGATGGCCTCGGCCGCTACGTTGACGCGCTGTGGATGGCTTGGCAGGGAGTGAAAACTCATCCGAATGAGCCTCTGCAACACCGGGTTTACGCTCGACTGCTGCAAAAGTCCCGCCAATTGCATTCGGCGCTGGTGGTCGTCGACGAGGCGTTGCGGCTTGACCCCGCGAGTCCCGACGGGCTCGTGCTGCGGGGCTCGATCCTGCATGATCTGGGCCGCATCGGGGAATCGACCGAGTCGTACCGGCAGGCGTTGGCGCTGGATGCAAGCCATGCCGCGGCGCTGAACAATATGGCGGTCAATCGCTTGCAGCGCGGCAAGTTCGGCCACGCCCTGCGCGGGTTTCTCGGTGCCGCGGGCAGCGATCCGGCACTGGGCGACCTCGTCCGCAGGAATATCGGCGCGGTGCTCGCGAAGATGTTGCGCCGGTTGACGGTCGTTGCCACCGTGTTGGCGGTGCTGATCCAATTCGTCGGGTTCAGCCACGACGACGGTCATTCCACGGTGACGCTTCGGGTGGCTACCGGAGTGCTCACCGCGGCGCTGATCGTCATTCTTGGTCGGCTCCTGTACGCCATACCCCGCCCAGTGCTCGTGTCGGTCTTACGGGAGCGGGGCTTTGTCGTTGCCCGCCTGGTCCATGCGTTGCTCGTGATCGGCCTCGGGGCCTGGGTTACCGCCTTCGGTGGATTGACCTGGGCGACCGCGGTAGCGGTCATGTTGACGATCGCGGGCCTGATTCTGACGCGAGTGGGGCTAACGTTCGGTCGTTAA